A region from the Corylus avellana chromosome ca7, CavTom2PMs-1.0 genome encodes:
- the LOC132188281 gene encoding uncharacterized protein LOC132188281 — protein MVEEATASETSVTMAAPNPLETQASNEATIQSNAQGGTESTCNNINHNNNSNSAAEGSSAGDREKSLEFADELMEKGSKAIKDNDFSEAAECFSRALEIRVAHYGELSPECVHAYYKYGCALLYKAQDEADPLGTVPKKEGDSQQESAKDGSVKNVINGESSSASGSGNVEEEASTNHQEGAADDGMVSGGKDQEEEDEDSDVEDLAEADEDESDLDLAWKMLDVARAIVEKHSVDTMEKVDILSALAEVALEREDIESSLSDYEKALSLLEQLVEPDSRLIAELNFRICLCLEIGSKPQEAIPYCQKAIAVCKSRVQRLMNEVKSVSESTTSSSASEVDQGVISSTLHSDNSVTEKGAEIETLTDLCGELEKKLEDLQQLALNPKSILSELLGMASVKLVGSEKSASPTVMSSSRMATVDSNGDFDSPTVSTAHTNGSSGVTHLGVVGRGVKRVLMNSGTAESSHMKKPTLDSSENEADGKTS, from the exons ATGGTGGAAGAGGCAACAGCGTCGGAAACCTCGGTGACAATGGCAGCCCCGAATCCCCTGGAAACCCAGGCCTCCAACGAGGCCACCATACAGTCTAACGCTCAGGGAGGCACCGAGTCCACCTGCAACAACATCAACCACAACAACAATAGCAACAGCGCGGCCGAGGGTTCCTCTGCAGGAGATCGAGAGAAGTCGTTGGAGTTCGCAGATGAATTAATGGAGAAGGGATCTAAGGCCATCAAGGACAACGATTTCAGCGAGGCCGCCGAGTGCTTCAGCCGTGCCCTAGAGATCAG GGTTGCGCATTATGGTGAACTGTCTCCGGAATGTGTGCATGCATACTATAAATATGGGTGTGCACTGCTGTACAAAGCACAAGATGAGGCTGATCCGTTGGGTACTGTACCCAAGAAGGAGGGTGATTCTCAACAAGAATCAGCTAAAGATGGATCTGTTAAGAATGTGATAAATGGGGAATCGTCATCAGCTTCTGGCTCGGGTAATGTTGAAGAGGAAGCAAGTACAAATCATCAGGAAGGAGCAGCAGATGATG GTATGGTTTCCGGTGGAAAagaccaagaagaagaagatgaggatAGTGATGTTGAGGATCTGGCTGAAGCAGATGAGGATGAGTCTGACCTTGATTTGGCATGGAAAATGCTAGATGTTGCAAGAGCAATTGTAGAAAAACACTCCGTTGACACAATGGAAAAAGTGGACATATTATCAGCATTGGCAGAAGTTGCTCTGGAAAGAG AGGACATTGAAAGTTCTCTCAGTGACTACGAGAAAGCACTGTCTCTCTTAGAACAGCTGGTTGAACCAGACAGTCGACTGATAGCTGAACT AAATTTCCGGATATGTTTGTGTCTGGAGATTGGCTCCAAGCCTCAAGAAGCCATTCCATATTGCCAGAAAGCTATAGCAGTTTGCAAGTCTCGGGTGCAGCGGCTCATGAATGAAGTAAAGAGTGTCTCAGAATCAACAACTTCATCATCTGCATCTGAGGTAGATCAGGGTGTCATCTCCAGTACGTTGCACTCTGATAACTCTGTAACAGAAAAAGGAGCAGAGATTGAAACACTCACTGACCTCTGTGGTGAGCTGGAGAAGAAG CTTGAAGATCTTCAACAACTGGCCCTGAATCCCAAGTCAATTCTCTCTGAACTTCTTGGGATGGCATCTGTTAAGTTAGTAGGCAGTGAAAAGAGTGCATCTCCAACAGTGATGAGCTCCTCACGGATGGCTACTGTTGACAGCAATGGTGATTTTGACTCCCCAACCGTTTCTACTGCTCACACGAATGGATCTTCTGGAGTCACACATCTAGGCGTGGTAGGAAGAGGAGTCAAGCGAGTGTTGATGAACTCAGGCACGGCAGAATCAAGTCATATGAAGAAACCAACATTAGATTCGTCGGAAAATGAAGCTGATGGCAAAACCTCATGA
- the LOC132188278 gene encoding uncharacterized protein LOC132188278 yields MASTISPPLLQTLSLRRVRNAPLTLCQARVSKPAPSASATSVPTGRRQLVFLLTASTALAAKESPSIAEDIPLFGLRKKLRKVEEEAEEIVKEGFNAAEKGIESVEKGIVTAEKGIETVEKGIETAEREIETAVSFGGLAQAGVVVGAEVVGILVATSVVNGILGPESQNSY; encoded by the coding sequence ATGGCTTCCACCATATCACCACCGCTGCTCCAGACCCTCTCACTACGCCGTGTGCGCAATGCGCCCCTTACGTTATGCCAGGCGCGCGTTTCTAAACCTGCGCCGTCGGCTAGCGCAACCTCCGTTCCCACCGGCAGGAGACAGCTGGTGTTCCTGCTGACGGCGTCGACGGCTCTGGCGGCGAAAGAATCTCCGTCGATTGCGGAGGATATTCCGTTGTTCGGCTTGAGGAAGAAGCTGAGGAAGGTGGAGGAGGAAGCGGAGGAGATAGTGAAGGAAGGGTTCAACGCGGCGGAGAAGGGGATCGAGTCCGTGGAGAAAGGAATTGTAACGGCGGAGAAGGGAATCGAAACGGTGGAGAAGGGGATCGAGACGGCGGAGAGGGAGATTGAAACGGCGGTGAGCTTCGGGGGGCTGGCGCAGGCGGGAGTGGTAGTGGGAGCGGAGGTTGTGGGGATTTTGGTTGCTACTTCGGTTGTGAATGGAATACTGGGGCCGGAGAGTCAAAACTCGTACTAG